Part of the Thauera sedimentorum genome, CCGCCATCCGCGAGGGCATGGACGCCACCACCCGCCAGATCACCGACGCCTGCGGCCAGGTGGGGCAGGGCAAGGCGTGCGCGGCCAGCGCGGGTGAGGCCATGCAGCAGATCCGCACGGCCATCGACGCCACCCTGCACGGGGTGAGCGGCATCACCGACGCACTGCACGAACAGCGCCAGACCAGCCAGGCGGTGGCCGAGCGCGTCGAGCAGGTCAGCGCCTCGGTCGAGCAGCTCACCGGCACCCAGCGCGAAGTTGGCGAATCCGCCGCCGCGCTCAAGCAGCTCACCGTCGACCTGAACCGCATGATCGCGCGCTTCCAGCTCGCCTGAGCCGGTGCATACTGGCGGGCCGCACAAGCAGATCAGCAAGGAGGCCCCCGTGCAGCTCATCGGCATGCTCGATTCCCCCTACGTCCGCCGCGTGGCGGTGTCGCTCCAGCTCCTCGGCCTGCCCTTCGAACACCGCCCGGTGTCGGTCTTCCGCCACTTCGACGAGTTCCGCCGCATCAACCCGGTGGTCAAGGCGCCTTCGCTGATCTGCGACGACGGCCTGGTGCTGATGGACTCCAGCCTGATCCTGGAATACGCCGAAAGCTTCCCCGCCAAGCGCCGCAGCCTGGTGCCGGCCGATGCGGTCGCCTTGCAGAGCGACCTCTACCTGGTCGGCCTGGCGCTGGCGGCCTGCGAGAAGAGCGTGCAGATCGTCTATGAACGCCAGCTGCGCCCGGCCGAGAAGGTGCACGCGCCCTGGGTGGAGCGCGTCTCCGGCCAACTGCTCGCCGCCTGCGCCGGGCTGGAAGCCGCCTACGCCGCCCAGCCGGTGGAGGTGGCCAGCGGGACGCTCACCCGCGGCGACGTCGCCACGGCGGTGGCCTGGTACTTCATCCAGGACATGGTGCCCGAGGCGGTGCCGGGCGAGGACTACCCGGCGCTGCAGGCGCTGTCGAAAAGCGCCGAACGCCTGCCCGAGTTCCGCGCTGCGCCGCATGGGTTTGGTACGGTGCGGGCGCGGGGCGCCTGAACCGCCGGATCGCGGCCAAGGCCGCTCCTACAGGCGCAGCGCTTTCCCCGTAGGAGCGGCCTTGGCCGCGATTGCCGCCGTCGGGAAACCGGATGCCGTCACCGCGGGCTTGCCCGCGGCCGATCCATGTCAGAATCCCGCCCGTCCTCACTGAACATGGAATCGCCCGCAATGTCGCCCGTGCTGGTCCGTATCGGTTTCATCGTGCTGCACCTGGTGCAGTACGTTGTGGTCGCCCTCGCCGGCTGGAACGTCGCCGCCATCGTCGCCGCGCTGCTGCTGGGCGCGCAGTTGCTGCCGCCGGCGCATTTCGAGAAGACCTTCAAGGCCTCGCCCAAGCTGGTCAGCCAGATCGGCAGCCTGGTGTGGTTGGCGGTGGGCTTCGCGGAGATGAAGCTGGCCGGCGGCTGAGGGAAGACGCCGGCGCCCGGCCGCGGGCCTTGTTGCGAGTGCCACAAAGGGCCGGTCGGCGGCCTGTGGCATATGCGACAAAGCCCGCCTGAGGCGCGCACAACCATCATGTAAACAATGACTTGAGTCGTTCCCGCGGCTGGCATGCCGCTTGCGATGCCAAAGCATCAGACATCGCAAGGGGAACGACGATGGAACTTCCGGTCATCAGCAACGCCGCGCCGGCGGAATCGGGCGGCTGTAGTTCCAGCGGCTGTGGCAGCGCGCCGGATGCGCTCGCGCACCTGCCCGACCACATCCGCGCCAAGGTGCAGGACCACCCCTGCTACTCGGAAGAGGCGCACCACCACTTCGCCCGCATGCACGTGGCCGTCGCCCCGGCCTGCAACATCCAGTGCAACTACTGCAACCGCAAGTACGACTGTTCCAACGAGTCGCGCCCGGGGGTGGTGTCCGAGCTGATGACCCCCGACCAGGCGGTCAAGAAGACGCTCGCGGTGGCCGCGGCCATCCCGCAGATGAGCGTGCTGGGCATCGCCGGACCCGGAGACCCCCTCGCCAACCCGGAGCGCACCTTCGAGACCTTCCGCCAGCTCTCGGAGCAGGCGCCGGACATCAAGTTGTGCGTGTCCACCAACGGCCTGTCGCTGCCAGACTGTGTCGACGAGTTGGCCAAGCACAACATCGACCACGTCACCATCACCATCAACTGTGTCGATCCCGAGATCGGCGCGCAGATCTATCCGTGGATCTTCTGGAACAACCGCCGCATCCGCGGCGTGGAAGGCGCGAAGATCCTCATCGAGCAGCAGCAGAAAGGCCTGGAGATGCTCACCGCGCGCGGCATCCTGGTGAAGGTCAACTCGGTGATGATCCCCGGGGTCAATGACGAGCACCTCAAGGAGGTCAGCAAGATCGTCAAGGCCAAGGGCGCCTTCCTGCACAACGTCATGCCGCTGATCGCCGAGGCCGAGCACGGCACCTACTACGGCATCATGGGCCAGCGCGAACCCACCGCGCTGGAGCTCGAAGCCCTGCAGGACGCCTGTGCCGGCGACATGTCGATGATGCGCCACTGCCGCCAGTGCCGTGCCGACGCGGTCGGCATGTTGGGCGAAGACCGCGGCGCCGAGTTCACCCTCGACAAGATCGACGCCATGGAAATCGACTACGCCTCGGCGATGGTCGAGCGCGCCAAGGTGCACGAGCAGATCACCGCCGAACTGGACATGAAGCGCGCGCTGCGCGCCGCGCCCAAGTTCCAGCCCGAGGTCGTCGAAGAGACACCGGCCCCCGCGCTGCGCAACGTGCGCATCGCCGTGGCCACCAAGGGCGGCGGGGTGATCAACGAGCACTTCGGCCACGCGCACGAGTTCCTCGTCTATGAGGTCGGCCCGCAGTCGGCGCGCTTCCTTGGCCACCGCAAGTGCACGCCCTACTGCATGGGCGACACCTCCTGTGGCGACGGCGAGACCGTGCTCGCCGGCATCATCCGCTCGCTCGAAGGCGTGGAAGTGCTGCTCGCCAGCAAGATCGGCTTCGAGCCCTGGGGCGACCTGGAAAAGGCCGGCATCCAGCCCAATGGCGAGCACGCCATGGAGCCGATCGACGACGCCCTGCGCGCGGTGTACGACGAGCTGGCCGCCGCCGGCAAGCTCGCCGCCGCTGCAGACACCACCCGCGCCGCGGCCTGAGGAGGACAGCGACCATGAGCCTCGTCATCAACGACCTCTGCGTGGGCTGCTACGCCTGCGAGCCGCTGTGTCCCAACAAGGCCATCAGTGCCCCGGTGGAGAAGGGCCGCCCGGTGTTCTTCATCAATCCGGACAAGTGCACCGAGTGCCTGGGTGACCACGACCTGCCGCAGTGCTCGGAAATCTGCCCGATCGAAGGCGCCATCGTGGATGAGTTCGGCGAGCCGCTGAACCCGCCGGGTTCGCTCACCGGCATCCCGCTCCATCTCCTCGATCGGGTGCAGTGCCTCGCAAGCGGCTCGCTATGAAACCGCGTCTTTCTCCGGCATGCGGCGTTGCGCCCCCTTGCCATATGGTCGATATGCCTGCGGGGCCGCGCCTTGCTTGCCGAAGAAATCCATTGGTTTCATGGCCGCAAGCCGCCTGCAAGGCACTGCACTGGAGGGAAGGCGAATGTCGCATGTAAGCCTCTGGTGGAAGCCGGGTTGCGCCACCAACACCAAGCAGATCCGCCTGCTGGAAGCGGCGGGCTGCAAGGTGACGGTGCGCGACCTGCTCAGCGAAGCGTGGACGCCCGAGCTGCTGGCCGGCTTCTTCGGCACGCAGCCGGTGGCGCAGTGGTTCAACCCGGCCGCGCCGGCGGTGAAATCCGGCAGCGTGGTGCCGGCCGCCTTCAGCCCGGAGGCGGCGCTCGCCCGCATGGTGGAAGAGCCGCTGCTGATCCGCCGCCCGCTGATCGAAGTCGCCGGCCTGCGCCGCGCCGGCTTCGATCCCGAATGGCTCGCTGCACGCGGCATCGAGTTGCCGGACGCCGACGTCCCGCAAGCCTGCAGCCACGGCGACCACGCCCACGCGGCCTCCTGTCCGTCACCCGGGGCTGCACGAGAATGAGCGCCCCGGTCGCCGTCCTGCCCGGCCAGCCCGTTGCCATCGCCTCCGATGTGCACTGGGTGGGCGCGCTCGACCCCGACCTGCGCCAGTTCGACATCATCCTGCGCACTGCCAACGGCACCAGCTACAACGCCTACGCGGTGCGCGGCACGGAAGGCGTGGCGGTCATCGACACCGTCAAGGCCGAGTTCGCCGACGACTTCTTCGCCCGCCTGTGGGCCTGCTGCCGGCCGGAGGAAATCCGCGCCATCGTCCTCAACCACCTGGAGCCGGACCACACCGGCGCGCTGCCCGCGCTGCTGGTCGCCGCGCCCCAGGCCCGCGTGTATTTGTCGGCGGCCGCGCTCAAGATGCTCAAGGGCATCGTCAAGGACGGCGTGGACGAATCCCGCCTGGTGGTCGTGGATGAGGACACCCGGGTGGACCTCGGCGGGCGCAGCCTGCGCTTTCTCTACACCCCCTACCTGCACTGGCCGGACACCCAATGCACCTGGGTGGAGGAAGACGGCCTGCTGTTCTCCGGCGACGTGTTCGGCTGCCACTACTGCGATGCGCGCCTGTTCAACGACCGCGTCGGCGACTTCCGTTTCTCCTTCGATTACTACTACCAGCACATCATGCGGCCCTTCCGCGAGCATGTGCTGACCGCGCTCGACCAGATCGAGCCGCTGCCCATCCGCCTCATCGCCCCGGCCCACGGCCCGGTGTTGCGCGACGCACCCGCCAGCTACGTGCGCCGCTACCGCCAGATGGCCGCGCCGCTGCTCGCCAACGAAGCCGGCGAGCGCGAGAAGACCCTGCTGGTGTTCTACATCAGCGCCTACGGCAACACCGCGCGCATGGCCCAGGCGGTGCGCGAGGGCGCCGAAGGCGTCGATGGCGTGCGCGTGTCGCTCTACGACCTGATCGGCAGCGAGCCGGGCCCCTTCGTCGACCTCATCGAAGAGGCCGACGGGCTGGTGTTCGGCTCGCCCACCATCAACGGCGACGCGGTCAAGCCGGTATGGGAGCTGCTCTCCTCGCTCACCCTGGTCAAGGTCAAGGGCAAGTTCGGCGCCGCCTTCGGCTCCTACGGCTGGAGCGGCGAGGCCGTCGGCCTTATCGAGGACCGCCTGCGCGGGCTCAAGCTGCGCGTGCCGCGGCCCGGCGTGAAGGTCAAGCTCATCCCCACCGACGACGAACTGGGCGCGTGCAGCGCGCTCGGCCGCGAACTGGCCGAACACCTGGTCGGCCGCGCAGCCCCCCGTCACATCGATTTCACCGCGCCCGGCGCGCTCACCGCTTAGAGGAACCGAACATGCCCAAGGCCCAGGTCACTTTCGAGGACATCGGCGTCACCGTCACCGTGCCCGCCGGCACCCGCCTGATCGAAGTCTCCGAGAAAGTCGGCGCCGGCCTCACCTACGGCTGCCGCGAAGGCGAATGCGGCACCTGCATGATGAAGATCGTCTCCGGCGCCGAGCATCTGGCCAGCCCCTCGGTGCTGGAGGACAAGGTGCTCAAGGACATCTACGCCGGCGCCGCAGACCGCCTGGCCTGCCAGGCCCAGGTGCTCGGCGGGCACGTCGTGGTGCGGCCGGGCTGATCCCGCGCAACACCCTTTGTTCAACCACGCACGGAGTGCCGCAATGCCCAATGTCACCTTCTCGAGCCCCATCCACAAGTCCAAGACCGTCTACGCCGTGGCCGGCTCGCACACCCAGACCATCCTGCAGATCGCCAAGGACAACCACATCCCGATCGACTTCTCCTGTGGCGATGGCGAGTGCGCCACCTGCATGGTCAAGGTCACCGTCCTGTCCAAGAAGGGCTCGATGGCCGGCCCGCTGACCGACAAGGAAATCCTCGTGCTCAAGGAGCACAAGAAGATCAGCGCCGAGGACATCGAAGCCATGCGCGTGGACGACGTCGTCCACACCCCGTGGCGCCTGGCCTGCCAGCTGATCGTGCGCGACGAGGATCTGCACGTCGAGTACTGAGCACCACCCGGTCCGGTGCCGCCCGCGCGCGGCGCCGGCCAGCAACAACATGGGAGTCCCGAACATGCTCGCGCCTCTGACCCACCGCCCTTCGCCCGCCCGCCTCGCGCTGCAGGCGCATTTGATGGCGCACGCCGCCGGCACGCCCAACGACGAGATCCTCGCCCACCTGATCGCCGGCTGGACCCTCGGTGACGGCATGCTGCCCGCCGACCTCGGACTGGGCACGGAGCGCTTCGCCGCACTCGTCGCCCGCCACTTCCCCGGCCTCACCTGGCGCCCCAAGGCGGACCTCGCCCCGCGCCCCGAGCTGTTCCCGGAGTTCGAAGACCTGCTCGGCTTCCTCGCCGGCGAAGCGGATGCTGCCGTGCCCGGCGCGGACGACATGGCGCTCATCGTCGCCACCGCCTGCATGGGCGCCGACCACCTGTGGCAGGACCTCGGCCTGCCCTCGCGGCGCGAACTCTCGCAACTGGTCGCGCTCAACTTCCCGGCGCTGGCCGCGGCCAACACGCGCGACATGAAGTGGAAGAAATTCCTCTACCGCGAGCTGTGCCAGCGCGAAGGCGTCTACGTCTGCGCCTCGCCCAGCTGCGAGGCCTGCAACGACCACGCGGTGTGCTTCGGCCCGGAGGTCTGAGTGAGCGGCGCCCTCGCTAGGCCCGTGCGGGCCGGCGCGGCCCCTCGAGCGGGCGAGTCCGGCCCCGACGACACCCTGCCGCCGGACCCCGCCCGGCTCATCGACCGCGCCTGCGGCGCCATGCTGGGCCTCGCCATCGGCGACGCGCTCGGCGCCACCGTCGAATTCATGACCCCGCGCGAGATCGCCGCCCAGTACGGCGTGCACAAGCGCATCATCGGCGGCGGCTGGCTGCGCCTGCCCGCGGGCGAAGTCACCGACGACACCACGATGACTTTCGCGCTCGCCCAAGCCTGGCTCGCCGCCGGCGGCCCGCCCAGCGCGGCCCAATGCGCCGAAGCCTTCGACGCCTGGATGCGCGCCAAGCCGGTGGACATCGGCAACACCGTGCGCCGCGGCATCCTGCGCTGGCGCCTGCACGGCACCGCGGAAGCTGAAGTCTCCGAGGACGCCGGCAACGGCGGCGCCATGCGCTGCCTGCCCGTCGCACTTGCCACCTTCGGCGCGGCCGATGAAGACATCGCCGCCGCCGCCCTCACCCAGGCCCGCGTCACCCACCACAACCCGCTCACCGACGCCGCCACTATCGCCGTCGTGCGCATGGTGCACGCCGCACTGGCCGGCCGCGGCCTCGGCGGCGTGCTAAACGTCGCCCACGCCCTGGCCGCCGCCCACCCCGACTTCGCCTTCCGCAGCAAACGCTGCGACAACCCCACCGGCTACATCGTCGACACGATGCGCGCCGTCTGCCAGGCCATCGACAACAACGACGGCTTCGCCGCGGTGCTCACCGACGTGGTGAACCGTGGTGGGGATGCCGACACCACCGGCGCGATTGCCGGCATGGTGATGGGGGCGTTGGTGGGGGAGTCGGGGTTGCCGGCGGAATGGCGACGGGCGGTGAAGGTGGAGGTGCGGCGGGAGGCGGTGCGTTTGGCTTGCGAGGTGATCGAACTGGCGCCGGTGATGAGGGCTACAGGCAGACGCGATTAGCAGGTTCCTTCCCCTTCAAGGGGAAGGACAGGATGGGGATGGGTTACTAGGGGTAATCGACCTCAACTGATTGTTTCCCCCTTCGCCCCGTAAAGCCGCCGCCGCCTCCCTGCCAATCCACTTGTGCAGCGGTTCAGCAGACGCCATACTGCATCGCAAATGCAACGCAAAAGGTGCCCAGATGAAAACCGCCACCATTCCTTCCCTGCGGGTTGATCCCGAACTGCGCCGTTCTGCCGAAAGTGTCCTGCGCGAAGGGGAAAGCCTGTCGGGTTTCGTCGAGCAGGCCATCCGCCAGACCATCGCCTATCGCCAGGCCGAACAGGAGTTCATCGCACGTGGCCTGATCGCGCGCGATCAGGCGCGGCAGGCGGGGAGCTATGTCGATGCCTCCGCCGTGGTGGATCGCCTCCAGGGCATGCTCGACAAGGCCAAGTCCGGCAAATCCCGCACATGACGTACAGGGTCCGGTTTGCCCCGGAAGCCGAAGACGATCTCGTCAGGTTGTACGCGTTCCTATTGGAGCAGGACGCCGCTGACTGGGCGCTGGCTGAGCGGGCGCTGGACGCGATACGCGCCGGTATTCAAACACTGGAGCAGCTGCCCTTCACCTGCCGTAAGGCCGCCGCCGATTCGCCGTTTTTGCGTGAGTTGGTGATTCCCTTTGGGGCGGCCGGCTATGTCGCGCTTTTCGAGATTGACGACGCCGAGACGGTTACGGTGCTGGCGGTGCGGCATCAGCGCGAGGACGATTACCACTGAAGCGCAGTCGATCGGATCAATCGGCTCATGCCCCTTCGCTTACAAGCCTGCTTGCGAATCCGTGAAGGTGCTCATCAAGTGTTGTCCAGGCTTTCCATGTCATAGAACCGGCACGGAATCGACAGACGGTTCATGAATGAATCGGCGAGGCCGACAGCTTGACCCCAAGTGCGTGAAGCAGTTTCAGGACCGTGTCGTAGCGAGGCTTGGCGCCAGGCGTGAGCGCCTTGTACAGACTTTCGCGCCCGAGGCCGGCATCCTTTGCGAGCTGGGACATGCCTCGCGCGCGGGCGACATCGCGTACCGCGGTCAGGAAGACGTCCGGATTGGGGTCTTCCAGCGCGGCGCTGAGGTAGGCCGCGATTGTTTCCTCGTCGTCGAGGTAATCGGCGGCGTCGAAGGGGGTGAAGCTGGCCATGGCGATCACTCCTTGTCCAAAGCCCGCGCCATCGCGATGGCGCGCCTGATGTCGCGCTTCTGCGAGGATTTGTCGCCGCCCAGCAGAAGCAGGTAGACCACGTCGCCGCGGCGGGTGAAATAGACGCGATAGCCGGGGCCGACGTGGATGCGCATCTCCGAGACGCCTTCGCCAACGGGTTCGCAGTCACCGAAGTTGCCGTGCTCGGCAGCGCGGGTGCGGTGAAGGATGCGGGCCCGGCCGAGCTTGTCTTTCAGTGCCGAGAGCCAGGAGTCGAACTCGCTGGAGCGGTGAAAGGTGTACGCCCTATGTAGCGTATCCATTCGGATACGTGAACACAAATGTGGCGTAGCTGGCTGGTTATGCGGTGTGAGCCCTCAATGCTTGTGGTCGGTGGGGTGGATAGGGGGGCGGCGTCGCGACTATATCGACGGAAGGTATCGCAATGCGATACTAAGCATGTTGTACGTGCGTTG contains:
- a CDS encoding glutathione S-transferase, producing MQLIGMLDSPYVRRVAVSLQLLGLPFEHRPVSVFRHFDEFRRINPVVKAPSLICDDGLVLMDSSLILEYAESFPAKRRSLVPADAVALQSDLYLVGLALAACEKSVQIVYERQLRPAEKVHAPWVERVSGQLLAACAGLEAAYAAQPVEVASGTLTRGDVATAVAWYFIQDMVPEAVPGEDYPALQALSKSAERLPEFRAAPHGFGTVRARGA
- the nifB gene encoding nitrogenase cofactor biosynthesis protein NifB gives rise to the protein MELPVISNAAPAESGGCSSSGCGSAPDALAHLPDHIRAKVQDHPCYSEEAHHHFARMHVAVAPACNIQCNYCNRKYDCSNESRPGVVSELMTPDQAVKKTLAVAAAIPQMSVLGIAGPGDPLANPERTFETFRQLSEQAPDIKLCVSTNGLSLPDCVDELAKHNIDHVTITINCVDPEIGAQIYPWIFWNNRRIRGVEGAKILIEQQQKGLEMLTARGILVKVNSVMIPGVNDEHLKEVSKIVKAKGAFLHNVMPLIAEAEHGTYYGIMGQREPTALELEALQDACAGDMSMMRHCRQCRADAVGMLGEDRGAEFTLDKIDAMEIDYASAMVERAKVHEQITAELDMKRALRAAPKFQPEVVEETPAPALRNVRIAVATKGGGVINEHFGHAHEFLVYEVGPQSARFLGHRKCTPYCMGDTSCGDGETVLAGIIRSLEGVEVLLASKIGFEPWGDLEKAGIQPNGEHAMEPIDDALRAVYDELAAAGKLAAAADTTRAAA
- a CDS encoding 4Fe-4S binding protein encodes the protein MSLVINDLCVGCYACEPLCPNKAISAPVEKGRPVFFINPDKCTECLGDHDLPQCSEICPIEGAIVDEFGEPLNPPGSLTGIPLHLLDRVQCLASGSL
- a CDS encoding ArsC/Spx/MgsR family protein → MSHVSLWWKPGCATNTKQIRLLEAAGCKVTVRDLLSEAWTPELLAGFFGTQPVAQWFNPAAPAVKSGSVVPAAFSPEAALARMVEEPLLIRRPLIEVAGLRRAGFDPEWLAARGIELPDADVPQACSHGDHAHAASCPSPGAARE
- a CDS encoding FprA family A-type flavoprotein, with translation MSAPVAVLPGQPVAIASDVHWVGALDPDLRQFDIILRTANGTSYNAYAVRGTEGVAVIDTVKAEFADDFFARLWACCRPEEIRAIVLNHLEPDHTGALPALLVAAPQARVYLSAAALKMLKGIVKDGVDESRLVVVDEDTRVDLGGRSLRFLYTPYLHWPDTQCTWVEEDGLLFSGDVFGCHYCDARLFNDRVGDFRFSFDYYYQHIMRPFREHVLTALDQIEPLPIRLIAPAHGPVLRDAPASYVRRYRQMAAPLLANEAGEREKTLLVFYISAYGNTARMAQAVREGAEGVDGVRVSLYDLIGSEPGPFVDLIEEADGLVFGSPTINGDAVKPVWELLSSLTLVKVKGKFGAAFGSYGWSGEAVGLIEDRLRGLKLRVPRPGVKVKLIPTDDELGACSALGRELAEHLVGRAAPRHIDFTAPGALTA
- a CDS encoding 2Fe-2S iron-sulfur cluster-binding protein, producing MPKAQVTFEDIGVTVTVPAGTRLIEVSEKVGAGLTYGCREGECGTCMMKIVSGAEHLASPSVLEDKVLKDIYAGAADRLACQAQVLGGHVVVRPG
- a CDS encoding 2Fe-2S iron-sulfur cluster-binding protein, whose product is MPNVTFSSPIHKSKTVYAVAGSHTQTILQIAKDNHIPIDFSCGDGECATCMVKVTVLSKKGSMAGPLTDKEILVLKEHKKISAEDIEAMRVDDVVHTPWRLACQLIVRDEDLHVEY
- a CDS encoding nitrogen fixation protein NifQ encodes the protein MLAPLTHRPSPARLALQAHLMAHAAGTPNDEILAHLIAGWTLGDGMLPADLGLGTERFAALVARHFPGLTWRPKADLAPRPELFPEFEDLLGFLAGEADAAVPGADDMALIVATACMGADHLWQDLGLPSRRELSQLVALNFPALAAANTRDMKWKKFLYRELCQREGVYVCASPSCEACNDHAVCFGPEV
- the draG gene encoding ADP-ribosyl-[dinitrogen reductase] hydrolase, with the protein product MSGALARPVRAGAAPRAGESGPDDTLPPDPARLIDRACGAMLGLAIGDALGATVEFMTPREIAAQYGVHKRIIGGGWLRLPAGEVTDDTTMTFALAQAWLAAGGPPSAAQCAEAFDAWMRAKPVDIGNTVRRGILRWRLHGTAEAEVSEDAGNGGAMRCLPVALATFGAADEDIAAAALTQARVTHHNPLTDAATIAVVRMVHAALAGRGLGGVLNVAHALAAAHPDFAFRSKRCDNPTGYIVDTMRAVCQAIDNNDGFAAVLTDVVNRGGDADTTGAIAGMVMGALVGESGLPAEWRRAVKVEVRREAVRLACEVIELAPVMRATGRRD
- a CDS encoding YlcI/YnfO family protein, whose translation is MKTATIPSLRVDPELRRSAESVLREGESLSGFVEQAIRQTIAYRQAEQEFIARGLIARDQARQAGSYVDASAVVDRLQGMLDKAKSGKSRT
- a CDS encoding type II toxin-antitoxin system RelE/ParE family toxin is translated as MTYRVRFAPEAEDDLVRLYAFLLEQDAADWALAERALDAIRAGIQTLEQLPFTCRKAAADSPFLRELVIPFGAAGYVALFEIDDAETVTVLAVRHQREDDYH
- a CDS encoding addiction module antidote protein, giving the protein MASFTPFDAADYLDDEETIAAYLSAALEDPNPDVFLTAVRDVARARGMSQLAKDAGLGRESLYKALTPGAKPRYDTVLKLLHALGVKLSASPIHS
- a CDS encoding type II toxin-antitoxin system RelE/ParE family toxin, which translates into the protein MDTLHRAYTFHRSSEFDSWLSALKDKLGRARILHRTRAAEHGNFGDCEPVGEGVSEMRIHVGPGYRVYFTRRGDVVYLLLLGGDKSSQKRDIRRAIAMARALDKE